The genomic DNA GCGGCTTTTTTTAAAGACGGAACGGGAACCGAAGTTGGCCGAGGCCCGGGCTGGTCAGCGTGCGGTGTACTTCGTGGCCGCGTCGCACTTCGTCTTGGCATCGTTCCTGGGATGGGGGTGGTGCTTCGTCCGGCTCCACGTGTGGGCGGCCTCGGGCCGGCAGCAGTACAACGTGCTGGGCGCGTGGAACGCGGTCACGCACGAACGGGTGACGGAAATCAACACGACGTACCTCACCGCGACCTCGGTGTGCGCGTTACTCCGGAAGATCGCGGCCCTCGGAGGGACGGTGCCGGTCACCTTGGTACTCGACAACGCCCGATACCAGCGATGCGCGTTGGTGCAGAACGTGGTCCAGGAGTTAGGTATCGAGTTGCTGTTCCTGCCCTCGCATTCGCCAAACTTGAACTGGATCGAGCGGCTGTGGAAGTTCATGAAAAAGGAGGCGCTGAACGGCCGCCATCATCAGGACTTCAAAAGATTCCAGGACGCCATCGACGGGTGTTTGGCCGATCTCCCGACGAAACACCGACAGAAAGTGGCGACCCTGATGCCCCATAACTTCCAGACGTGGGACGATGTGCCACTCTTGAACGCGTAAAGGATAGGAATCGTGCTCACGGGGTGATCTTCCGCAGAGGCGGGCTCGGGGCGAACAATCGTAGTAGACCGACGACGAGCCCGAGGACACCAGTGGTCAGGCTCAGGAATCGCAGGCCGCCGCTCATCCCGCGGGCCGTGGCTTCGAGCTTCACATACGCCCCGAGGGCGACACCCGCGAGTTCCTGGGCCTCACCCGGGGTCGCGCCGCGCTGCCGGTAGTCGTCGGCCACCGCCGCGGCCGCGTCCCGCACCGCCGGCCGCTCCTCCCGCAGGTTCAATCGCTGGACGTCGACCGCGCGGTCCGTCCACTCCGAGACGGCCGTTTGCATGGCCGTCGGGACCAGCACCAGCGGAACGATCAGGCACACGGCCCCCAGAGCCCCGGCGTAGAGCCCGTCCCGCGGGTCGATCACCTCCACCTCGTCGGTTAGGAACACCGGCGGGAGGAGGCCGACGAACCCGCCCCACACCGCGAGCATCAGCGATACGTCTTCCTTCGGCGTGAAATTGTCGACCGACGACATCCACCAGACGCACGCCGAGCTGCCGAGCGCCCCGACGAGCAACATCAGCGGCCGAAGCGCCCGACGGTGGAACACCGTGGTCAGAAGGGTGGTCGCCGCCATCGGGAGTGATGCGGAGGCGAGGATCTCGCCGGCCGCCTCCCGCGGGTAGTCGCGGAGGTTCACCATGTACACGGCCATCAGCGTCAGCACTGCGAGCAGGTTGACGATTAGGAGCATCCGGGTACTCATCGCGATCACGTAGCCGCGGACCTTCAGCACCCGCGTCAGGTGTTCGTCCGGGTTGGCCCCGCCCCACACGCGGACGACGAGTACGACCGGCAAGACCGCCGCCGCGACCGCGACCGCTGCGAACTCGTTCGACGACCACCCGCCCCACTTCCGGTACCACCCGAACGCGAACGTCAGGCTGACCGCCCACCCGGCGAGCAGGGTGACCGCGAGCCAGTCGATCCGGAGCGGCAGCGGCCTGGGCGGCCGGTCGGGCCGGAAGAACGCGCGGACCAGGACGAGCCCGGCGAGGGCGATCGGGACGTTGACCCAGAAGACCCACCACCAGGAGAGCGCGTCGTCGACGTAGGCGGTGAACAGCGGGGTGGTCGGCCGGGTGGCGTAGGCGAGGACGCCGTAGACGCCGATGGCCACGAGGACCGCCCGGTCGAATTGCTTGTACAGGGTCGAGCGGCCCACGACGATGACCATCCCCTTGCCGATGCCCTCGACCAACTTCGCCCCGCAGAGGGTGTCGACGTCGGCGGCGGCCCCGCACAGCAGGTTGCCCAGGGCGAACACGACGAGCCCGATGGTGAGGGCCGACCGGGCCCCGTGCCGGGCCATCCACGCGATGCCGCCGAAGAGTCCGTAGAGGACCGACACGCCCCAGGCGACGTTCGTCCAGATCATCTGGTACGAGTCGCCCTCGATCCCCTTGCGGATCACGTCCGAGGTCACGTCGGTCAGGACGAGCGTCTGGTAGACGCTGGCCAGGACGGGCACCACCGCCACGGCCGCGAGAAGGTGCTGGGTGCGCTCGGAAGATTGGGTGGCCGGGGCCGGGGCGGTGGCGGTGCTCATGGTGTTGGCTTGGGGGCGTCACTTGTCGGGAGATTGAACTTGGTCTCCAGCGCGGTCATCTCGCGGGCCGCCGTCTCGGCCCAGGCCGGGTCGCCGGGGCCGTGTTCGATGGCCACCCGTACCGACAGCCCGGCCCGCAACTGCGGCCACCGGTCGTCCTTCTCGATCGCGATCCGGACCGGCACCCGCTGGACCACCTTGGTGAACTCCCCGCTCACCACGTTCCGGGGCATCAGGGAGAATTGCGCCCCGGTGGACTTGTTGACCCACACCACCCGGCCGCGGAACGGTTCGGAAAACGCGTCGATGTCCAGTCGCACCCCGTTGCCCGGGGCGACGCCGCGGAGGCGGGTCTCCTCCAGGTTCGCCGTGACGTAAAGCAGGTCCGGGTTGTACAGGCTCAGGACCGCGACGCCGGGCGAGGCGAAGTCGCCCAGGTTCCGCGCCCGGCGGACGACCACGCCCGGGAACGGGGCTCTGATTTTCGTGTAGCCCAGAGTGTTCTCGGCCGCGACCAGTCCCCGCCGCGCCTCCTCGACCGTCTGCCGCTTCACCACGGCGAGTTGTTCGGTCTCGGCGATCTGCTCGTTGCCGGTCGTGGCCAGGTCCACGGACTTCTCGGCCTTCCCGACCCCGGTCTCGGCCGCCTCCAGGGTCTTGCGGGTGACCTGGATCTTGCCCCGATCCCCCTTGGCCTTCGCCAGCTTCGCTTCGGCCAACCGGACGTGTGCGGCGGCCGCGTCCCGGGTCCGGGTCACCTCGTCCCACTTCCGCTGGGGCACGGCATTCTGCTTGAACAGGTCGGCGAACCGGTCGTACTCGATCTGGGCCAGCGCGAGATCGGCCGTCGCCGCGTCCAGCGCCGCCTTCGCCTCCTCGATCCCGCGTTCGACCTCGTCCTCGGTTACTTTGACAGACTCGTCGGCCTTGGCCCGGTCGGCCCGCGCCGCGTCGCGGGTGCGCCTGGCGATCTCGATCTGGAGCGGCACGTCGAGCTTGAGCCGGGCGAGGGCGATCTCCTGCCGCTTCAACTCGGCCTCCGCCGTGGCCAGCTTCGCCTTCGCGAGTTCGACCTGGTCGCGGTACGGGGTGGGGTCGATCTCCGCGAGTACCTGGCCGGCCTCGACGCGGTCGTTCTCGTCGGCGGTGAAGCGAACGACGCGGCCGGCCACGGCCTCCGGGGCGATGTTGACGATGTGGGTCTCGACGAACGCGTCGTCGGTGAGCGAGTGCCCGCTGCGGTACTTCACCCAAACGGCCGCCGGGGGAACGACGAAGACCGCGGCGGCGGCAACGACGATCAGAAGAATCGCCCGCCGCGGCCACCGCCACCAGGAGTGGGGCGGGGCCGCTGCCGGGGCGGGCGTCGGACTCGCGGGCGCGGCGGGAGGATTCGGGGCCGGGGCGGTACTCATGGTGTCTCTCCTGGGTGCGGCCGCGGCGTCAGCGGCGGGCCGGCGGGGCCGAGCCCGCCGCGTCCGGCTGGAGTCCCATCGCGAAGTTCAGCTTGGCCAGGGCGGTCAGGTAGTCGTAGGTGGAGTTCAGCTGGTCCAGCTCGGCCCGCGTGAGCGACGTCTCGGCGTCGGTCACCTCCGCGGGCGTCGCGTCCCCCTTGGCGAACCGGGCCTTGAGCAGCCGGTACGCCTCCCGGGCCTGCTCGACCGCCGGCTTCGACCGGTCGATCTCCCGGCGGGCCACGACCAGTTGGCGGTAGGCCTCGTTCACCTGGAAGGCGATCGTGTCGGCCAGCGATTCCGCCTGGGCCGCGGCCGCCCGAGTTTTCGAGTCGGCGATCCGCACTTCCCCAACCCGCCGCCCGCCCTCGAACAGCCCCCACTCCAGCTTGATGAATCCGACCGCGAGGTCGGCCTGGGCCCGGGGCGCGGATTGCTGAAAGTCCATGAGCGCACCCCCGGCCTCGATCTTCGGCCGGAACTCCGCCCGGGCGACGCCCCCGCCCACCTGGGCCGACTGGATTGACAGCTGGGCGACCACCAGTTCCCGCCTGCCGGAGACGGCCTGGCCGAGACAGTCCGCGAGCGTCAGCCCGAATTCCGGGAAATCCGGGGGAGCCACGACCTCCGTCGGGGCGCTGACGTTCAACCCGACGGCGAGGTTCAGGGCCGACACCGTGTTACCGACCCCGGCCTCCGCGACGTCCAGCCCCCGCCGCGCTTGGGAGAGCAGCACTTCGGCCCGTAGCGCCTTCTCCTTCTCGATGACTCCGCCCTTCTCCAACTTCTTCGCCACGTCGAGGTCGTCCTCGGCCCGGCGGACCGTCTCCTCGGCGATCCGCTTCAGGCTCCGGGCGCGAAGTACCTGATAATAGGCGAGGGCGACGTCGTTGGCGACCGTCTGATATGCCCGGTCGGTCTGAAGCTGGGCGACGTCCACGCCCAACTCGGCCTGCCGGTGACGGCCCATCCGCCGGCCGAAGTCCGCGAGCAGCCACTGGACCCGCAGTTCGGCCATCTCGTAGCCGGTGTTCAGGTTCAGCCCGATCGGGACCGACCCGGTGAACGGCAGGAAGGTGAAGTTCGGGGTGCCCGCGCCGATCGGCACCGGTGCCCCGCCGGCGTTCAGGTCGAACCCGCCCACCGAGTAGCCCGCGGTTGCCGTCGGGAGGAACGGTGCGAGTGCGATTCGCTCCGTCCCCCGCGCCTGCACGACCCCTTCGAGGAACACCCGCAACCGCGGCTGCATGCGATACGCGAGGGCGACGGCGTCCGGGAGCGAGAGCGGTCCGGAGGCACACCGTCCGTCGGTGATCTGTGGCGCAGGCTCCGCCGGCGCCGGTGTTGCGGGCACCGGGACGGCCGCGGGCACCGATACCGGTGCGGCCGCGGGAATATCGGCTCGCGCCTGCTGCAGCCCGCCGTCGGGTGGTTTGGTTACCTGCTGCCGCGTAGCAACCGTCGCAACTGACGGCGGCAGAACCCGCTGGTCGAAGGACGAGCGATAGCGATCCGGCCCGCCGCAACCGGCCGCGGATGCCGCCGCGCCCCCGGCGAGTAGCAGTCTCCGAACCGTGATCGTCCGGTACATCATGTCCCGGCCTCGTGCCACGATGATAACGCGCCGATCGAACCTGTCGGTCGGCATCACTTGGTATCGGTACAAACGGGTGGGCGCTTTACACCGAATGCGCCGGATAATCCGGTTCCGGCGATTTGCACGGTTCACGCGACTCTGCGGGGCTGGGCGGTTGCGGGCTTCACCGGTGCCGCCGCCCGAGCGGTTGGGGCCTTCACGACGAGCACCGGGCAGCGGGCGCGGCGCACCACCCCGTCGGTGATGCTCCCGCGGAGCAGCCGCCGCAGCCGACCGTGTCCGTGCGACCCGATCACGATCAGGTCGCACCCGAACTTCTCCAGCATCCCGAGGATTCCCGCCGCCGAAACCCGGGCGGCCACAACGACCTCGTGAGTGACGGGGACGTTGGAGTCGTCCGACACGGCCGTCCGGAACATGTTCCACAGGTTGAGTGGCTCGGCCGCGGTACTGCCGGGGATGATCTGGCCGTTCTCGACCACAACCGCCGGCGCCCGGGTGACGTGGGCCACCACCACCTCGCCCCCCTCGACCTTGGCGAGCGCGACCGCGGTCCGGAACGCTTCCGCTGCCGCCGGCGAGAAGTCGGTTGGAACGAGGATTTTCTTGAACGCGGTCACGGGTTCTCCTTCACGCGCGGGTTGTGGTGGTTGAAGTCGGATCGCCACGATTGACCGCGGCCGGCCGGTGCCGTTCGAGGACTGGTCCGCGTCCTCCCTGCTGATCGCTGCTATCGCCGCTTGCTCCTAACTGTGTACCGGCTGGGAGCGTGCGTCCCGCGGAGACTCCGGCTCGATGATGAGGCGCGCGAGTCGCTGACGGGTCAGGAGTTTCCACGACCACCGGAACAGCGTCCCGATTCGGCTGCTCGTCAGAACCAGGAACTGAATGTGGACGAAGGCCCACACGAGCTTGGCGAACAGCCCGGCGGTGCGGATGCCGAACGCCTCCATGACGGCAAAGTTGCGACCGACCGTGGCCAGGTTCCCCTTGTCGAAGTATTTGAACGCGGGCGGGGCGGGTTCCCCCTTCAGCCGGCCCGCGATCAGGCGGCCGACGTAGCGGCCTTGCTGGATGGCGACCTGGGCAACGCCCGGCAGAGGTTTGCCGCCCTCCTCCAGGCAGGCCGTGTCTCCCACGACGAAGATTTCCGGATGGGCCGGGACCGAGCAGTCGGCGAGTACCTTGGCGCGACCAGCTCGATCCGCCTCGACCCCCAACCAGTGCGCTGCCGGAGAACCCTTCACACCTGCCGCCCAGAACACATTCCTGGTCCGGATTCGTTCTCCCCGCACGATGACCCCTTCGGCGTCCACCTTTTCGACCGGGGCGCCCGTGCGGACTTCCACTCCCAGTTTCGTCAGCTTGGCGGTCGCGGCTGCCGCGAGCGACTCGGCGAACGAAGGCAGAATGCGAGGGCCCGCCTCCACAAGGATCAGCTTGAGCGAAGCGGGGTCGAACCGGCGGAACTCGGCGGCCAGTGTTTGACGCGCCAACTCCGCAATCGCCCCGGCCAGTTCCACGCCCGTGGGACCGCCGCCGACGACGACGAACGTCAACAATTCGAGATGGTCTTGGGGGGTGGGGGTCCGTTCGCAGATCTCGAACGCTCCCAAAATCTTGTTGCGGAACTGAACGGCGTCGGTGAGGGTTTTCAGGCCCGGGGCATACTCCGCGTACTCGTTGTGACCGAAGTAGCTGTGCCGAACCCCGGTCGCGAGTACGAGGTAGTCGTAGGGCAAGGGGAGCGGCACCCCATCCACGAGGCACACCTTTTTCCCGACATCCACTCCAGTGACAGTAGCCTGGAGCACGGTGACGTTGGTCTGCCTGTGCAAGACGTGACGGATCGGTGCCGCAATGTGTTCGGGTGACAGGACCGAGGTGGCCACCTGGTAGAGGAGCGGTTGGAAGACGTGGTGGTTGGTCTTGTCGATGAGGAGTACACGGGCCGGAGCCTTACTCAAGGCGCGGGCAGCCGCGAGACCGCCGAAGCCCCCGCCCACGATGATGATCCGCGGAAAGGATGCCTCAGTCGCCGAAGTGGAATCCATCCTCAATCCCTCCGAAGAACCAGGGGCGATGCGGGCGTGCTCGGGTAACAGACTCCGTAATCGTGAAAGCGAACTGAAGTCGGTGCCAAAACAGTGCGCTTCCCGTGGGATCCTCCGTCGGTTGTTACGAGAACCAATTTTGCCC from Fimbriiglobus ruber includes the following:
- a CDS encoding MFS transporter is translated as MSTATAPAPATQSSERTQHLLAAVAVVPVLASVYQTLVLTDVTSDVIRKGIEGDSYQMIWTNVAWGVSVLYGLFGGIAWMARHGARSALTIGLVVFALGNLLCGAAADVDTLCGAKLVEGIGKGMVIVVGRSTLYKQFDRAVLVAIGVYGVLAYATRPTTPLFTAYVDDALSWWWVFWVNVPIALAGLVLVRAFFRPDRPPRPLPLRIDWLAVTLLAGWAVSLTFAFGWYRKWGGWSSNEFAAVAVAAAVLPVVLVVRVWGGANPDEHLTRVLKVRGYVIAMSTRMLLIVNLLAVLTLMAVYMVNLRDYPREAAGEILASASLPMAATTLLTTVFHRRALRPLMLLVGALGSSACVWWMSSVDNFTPKEDVSLMLAVWGGFVGLLPPVFLTDEVEVIDPRDGLYAGALGAVCLIVPLVLVPTAMQTAVSEWTDRAVDVQRLNLREERPAVRDAAAAVADDYRQRGATPGEAQELAGVALGAYVKLEATARGMSGGLRFLSLTTGVLGLVVGLLRLFAPSPPLRKITP
- a CDS encoding NAD(P)/FAD-dependent oxidoreductase, whose amino-acid sequence is MDSTSATEASFPRIIIVGGGFGGLAAARALSKAPARVLLIDKTNHHVFQPLLYQVATSVLSPEHIAAPIRHVLHRQTNVTVLQATVTGVDVGKKVCLVDGVPLPLPYDYLVLATGVRHSYFGHNEYAEYAPGLKTLTDAVQFRNKILGAFEICERTPTPQDHLELLTFVVVGGGPTGVELAGAIAELARQTLAAEFRRFDPASLKLILVEAGPRILPSFAESLAAAATAKLTKLGVEVRTGAPVEKVDAEGVIVRGERIRTRNVFWAAGVKGSPAAHWLGVEADRAGRAKVLADCSVPAHPEIFVVGDTACLEEGGKPLPGVAQVAIQQGRYVGRLIAGRLKGEPAPPAFKYFDKGNLATVGRNFAVMEAFGIRTAGLFAKLVWAFVHIQFLVLTSSRIGTLFRWSWKLLTRQRLARLIIEPESPRDARSQPVHS
- a CDS encoding TolC family protein: MMYRTITVRRLLLAGGAAASAAGCGGPDRYRSSFDQRVLPPSVATVATRQQVTKPPDGGLQQARADIPAAAPVSVPAAVPVPATPAPAEPAPQITDGRCASGPLSLPDAVALAYRMQPRLRVFLEGVVQARGTERIALAPFLPTATAGYSVGGFDLNAGGAPVPIGAGTPNFTFLPFTGSVPIGLNLNTGYEMAELRVQWLLADFGRRMGRHRQAELGVDVAQLQTDRAYQTVANDVALAYYQVLRARSLKRIAEETVRRAEDDLDVAKKLEKGGVIEKEKALRAEVLLSQARRGLDVAEAGVGNTVSALNLAVGLNVSAPTEVVAPPDFPEFGLTLADCLGQAVSGRRELVVAQLSIQSAQVGGGVARAEFRPKIEAGGALMDFQQSAPRAQADLAVGFIKLEWGLFEGGRRVGEVRIADSKTRAAAAQAESLADTIAFQVNEAYRQLVVARREIDRSKPAVEQAREAYRLLKARFAKGDATPAEVTDAETSLTRAELDQLNSTYDYLTALAKLNFAMGLQPDAAGSAPPARR
- a CDS encoding HlyD family secretion protein, with the protein product MSTAPAPNPPAAPASPTPAPAAAPPHSWWRWPRRAILLIVVAAAAVFVVPPAAVWVKYRSGHSLTDDAFVETHIVNIAPEAVAGRVVRFTADENDRVEAGQVLAEIDPTPYRDQVELAKAKLATAEAELKRQEIALARLKLDVPLQIEIARRTRDAARADRAKADESVKVTEDEVERGIEEAKAALDAATADLALAQIEYDRFADLFKQNAVPQRKWDEVTRTRDAAAAHVRLAEAKLAKAKGDRGKIQVTRKTLEAAETGVGKAEKSVDLATTGNEQIAETEQLAVVKRQTVEEARRGLVAAENTLGYTKIRAPFPGVVVRRARNLGDFASPGVAVLSLYNPDLLYVTANLEETRLRGVAPGNGVRLDIDAFSEPFRGRVVWVNKSTGAQFSLMPRNVVSGEFTKVVQRVPVRIAIEKDDRWPQLRAGLSVRVAIEHGPGDPAWAETAAREMTALETKFNLPTSDAPKPTP
- a CDS encoding universal stress protein, producing the protein MTAFKKILVPTDFSPAAAEAFRTAVALAKVEGGEVVVAHVTRAPAVVVENGQIIPGSTAAEPLNLWNMFRTAVSDDSNVPVTHEVVVAARVSAAGILGMLEKFGCDLIVIGSHGHGRLRRLLRGSITDGVVRRARCPVLVVKAPTARAAAPVKPATAQPRRVA